Genomic DNA from Lactuca sativa cultivar Salinas chromosome 8, Lsat_Salinas_v11, whole genome shotgun sequence:
ggttctctattgaactttttctttatatatatatatatatatatatatatatatatatatatatatatatatatatatatatatatatatatatatatatatatatatatatatatatatatatatatatatatatatccacacACACAAtttcaaatgaaacaaaaaaataGTGTTTAATTTGGAACAAAAAATAAAGTGTCACATCATCAAAActaaacaaaattgaaaaaataatatttgatttgAAACAGAAAAACTGAATgtcaaaatttttaaaaaaattaaaaaaaaaaactaatgtcaaaattgaaaaaaaatttgaaaatttagtgTATTTTGTaacattttcttttttttcaattttgacatgtTGGCATGTCAGGTCATTAAAACTAACATGTCATAATATCATATCAATAGGCAACCGGTTTGACCGATTAAGTGGTCAAAATCGTAACAAATTAGATAACACAATGTCAAATTTGACATAAAAAAACGTAAtgtcaaaattaaaattttgaggTAAACTTaatgatttttttgttattttccttttttttcacaaTGTAATATAAGGCACTCGCATATGATCAAGTTAATCGAGAAACGAAATGCGAACAACCAAATCACCATCGATGTAGGGTTTGTACGAGAAAATATGCTATGTATATATTATGTGTCAGCATAATTAAATGTTGGGTTTTTGGACTTGTTTTTTTAGTTGGGTTAATtctagataatatatatatatatatatatatatatatatatatatatatatatatatatatataggaatgcgttctatggaaaacaaataattagggcaacatctactggaaccaataatcaaatgacacgtgtctatttttttcttcacaagtaatgtattgtggaagtgatatattgtcatgttttcattggtttaaatatgtgttgccctaattatttattttccatatatatatatatatatatatatatatatatatatatatatatatatatatatatatatatatatatatatatatatatatatatatatatatagagagagagagagagagagagagagagagagagactttatTTACGTTTTTTTCTGTAATTCAATTTTTAGTCAGTAATAAAACCTTAACTGTTTTTTGTAGATCGTTATTAGTGTTCTAAAGAAATACGATAACATCCAAATAACTATCGATGTAGGGTGTCTACAAGTAAATATGCCAAGTATTATGCATATCTTCACCAAGGATTCTTCACAAtgattgaagaaaagaaaatttgaaaGATTATTTACATGTAAATATTTACACCATGAATACACGTTTGTCATGATTATAACTTTGATACATAAATTAGTATTTGTAATGATTTATGATTGAATGTTCATGTTGTGCTTCATAATGAGTAGTCAGCTCCTCGATTTCAAGAATTTCAACTCTACGATTCATCTTTTTCCTTAATTTTATAGCAACATCTGATGGTTTAAACCTCCCGCAAATGCTAACCCTGTTTTGTTGTTTTTCTATCAAGTGTTTCtctatttctttgaaaaataaaagaagaaaaaTGTTAGTACATTTGTTATCTTTCTTTTTATGATAATTAATATTGTTGTTTTAAGTTTAAACCTCATGCATATTCTCTCCATGTTAAGAAACTACAATTAATATCTTCTATTTGGGTTGTCCAAAAAAGGCAATGTTTCCTTTTAGTTTGTATTTGTTTGTGTATGTTTTCTTAAAACTGTATGGTCccaaacaaaattaattaaaaaaatttagttGTATTTGTTTGTGTATGTTTTCTTAAAACATAACACAAAAGATGATCACTTAAACATATTTTGTTGAGGACACGACTTGATTTTCTTTaggttgatttttttttataaatataatacaaataaaagaaacgaacaacattttttttaaatttatatatgtgaTTGTTGTGTTATGATTTCGTTTAATAAAACTATGTATACACATTATTAATCATAAAAAAAActtgtaaaaatatattttaaaagttaatttCACCAAAATAAATATTGTCATGGTTAACAAACAAATCTTTACCTTTCATGTTTAAGATGTTTCTCCTCATTTTTCTGCAACAAGAGTTGCAGTCAAGGTTGATCCTCATCACCATGCAACATACCTATGGAATTTCTCACACAACCAAAAAAATGACAATGATTTAccaacaaaataaataataaaatgttaTTTAGTCACAAAAACAATTCATTGCTCAatgtcataaataaataaataagtaaataacaatTTGATGCTTGCCTGTCCTTCCATGACTtattgagattttttttttgCTACGAGTAATAT
This window encodes:
- the LOC111916848 gene encoding uncharacterized protein LOC111916848; translated protein: MEGQVCCMVMRINLDCNSCCRKMRRNILNMKEIEKHLIEKQQNRVSICGRFKPSDVAIKLRKKMNRRVEILEIEELTTHYEAQHEHSIINHYKY